A part of Amycolatopsis lurida genomic DNA contains:
- a CDS encoding class F sortase, whose protein sequence is MKATWPRRAPLVLAAVLAFFLSGCDEVAPPRAGTPQAETVPSVAPETVTRGLPKADPVSIDVPEIEAKSSLIPLGLNADNTIEVPPVTQPMQAGWYVHGPTPGEIGPSVILGHVDGNKQKGIFFRLKELTPGDKVSITRKDGVTAEFTVTKVERVAKDKFPTDAVYGDTTEPELRLITCGGVFDKASRNYLDNVIVFARMTSSP, encoded by the coding sequence ATGAAGGCGACCTGGCCGCGACGGGCACCGCTGGTTCTGGCGGCCGTCTTGGCGTTCTTCCTGTCCGGATGCGACGAGGTCGCTCCGCCGCGAGCCGGGACGCCGCAAGCCGAGACGGTGCCGAGCGTCGCGCCCGAGACCGTCACCCGCGGCCTGCCGAAGGCCGATCCGGTGTCGATCGACGTGCCGGAGATCGAGGCGAAGTCCAGCCTGATCCCGCTGGGGCTCAACGCGGACAACACCATCGAGGTGCCGCCGGTGACCCAGCCGATGCAGGCGGGCTGGTACGTGCACGGGCCGACCCCGGGGGAAATCGGGCCTTCGGTGATCCTCGGGCACGTGGACGGCAACAAGCAGAAGGGCATCTTCTTCCGGCTGAAGGAACTGACGCCCGGCGACAAGGTCTCGATCACCCGCAAGGACGGCGTGACGGCTGAGTTCACGGTCACGAAGGTCGAGAGGGTGGCGAAGGACAAGTTCCCCACCGACGCCGTCTACGGCGACACCACCGAGCCGGAACTGCGGCTCATCACCTGCGGCGGCGTGTTCGACAAGGCGTCGCGCAACTACCTCGACAACGTCATCGTGTTCGCCAGGATGACTTCGTCCCCGTAA